From Clavelina lepadiformis chromosome 9, kaClaLepa1.1, whole genome shotgun sequence, the proteins below share one genomic window:
- the LOC143470122 gene encoding bactericidal permeability-increasing protein-like yields MKLTLLSVILCLLFTASTISGQNPGLQVRLTSNGINFAKDIALGFLRDVINKLKLPDFSGKNFAISNVRVRSFTFGSSTVTAKSPNVFKVAVKGASAYATANWRAWTKVWFINFRASGTGKVSAKVDLEQTIGLGRSSDKPALSAGECKSPITSFDIDLEGSNFFEDWLYNLVLSFFEGKIRRELQSKICPEIAKALAEQSKKLSSEFQPDFPLVFGTNVNLGLVSNPAVTSNSITLALRGRCYPKSMPSLSFPFNPPTVPAITTTSQMARISISPYVMNTLLYSMWKSNVLKKRFTQQQLTAAVGSPITANTLVPFFPTLAPYGTQPLQAEVRASQAPRAQFTTTGIRISGKFDIIAGPSSAPQAATISTNVDFTAQPRLTNGVISGSISNVVVVITNAGVLPDQVLNQINQLIEAFLSTQIVPAINDVTGAGFKLPTFYGYSFYGATITTKTNALEIGSNFRKTPPPPPPTIKYPPKPCIRRRPISNDDELQEGFYEIRHNDREELLCPY; encoded by the exons ATGAAGTTAACTCTTCTTTCTGTGATACTTTGTCTGCTTTTCACCGCGTCCACGATTTCTGGACAAAATCCTGGACTTCAAGTGAGACTGACGTCAAACGGGATCAACTTTG cGAAAGACATTGCCCTTGGATTTTtgcgtgacgtcataaacaaacTTAAATTGCCAGATTTCAGCGGAAAGAATTTCGCAATTAGCAA TGTCAGAGTCAGATCCTTTACTTTTGGTTCAagcacagtcacagcaaagtCTCCGAACGTTTTTAAAGTTGCAGTGAAAGGCGCCAGTGCATATGCCACCGCGAATTGGAGGGCTTGGACAAAGGTTTGGTT caTCAACTTCCGCGCATCAGGAACCGGCAAAGTTTCTGCCAAAGTCGATCTTGAACAAACGATCGGTCTTGGAAGAAGTTCTGATAAGCCAGCG TTATCAGCAGGAGAATGCAAGTCCCCCATCACAAGCTTTGATATTGATCTTGAAGGAAGTAACTTCTTTGAAGATTGGCTTTACAATCTGGTCCTAAGTTTCTTTGAAGGAAAAATTCGTCGCGAGCTTCAAAGCAAA ATTTGTCCAGAAATAGCGAAGGCGCTTGCAgaacaaagcaaaaagttaTCAAGTGAATTTCAAC CTGACTTTCCACTTGTATTTGGCACCAACGTTAATCTTGGTCTTGTCTCCAACCCAGCGGTGACAAGCAACAGCATCACACTTGCCCTCAGAGGTCGCTGTTATCCTAAATCTATGCCTTCATTGAG TTTTCCGTTTAATCCTCCAACGGTTCCTGCTATCACTACAACGTCACAAATGGCAAGAATTTCGATCAGTCCTTACGTCATGAACACTTTGCTTTACTCGATGTGGAAGAGCAATGTATTGAAGAAACGTTTCACACAGCAACAG TTAACTGCGGCTGTGGGATCTCCAATAACTGCAAACACTTTGGTTCCATTCTTTCCGACCCTAGCTCCATACGGCACTCA acCTTTGCAAGCTGAAGTTCGAGCAAGTCAAGCACCAAGAGCACAGTTTACAACAACTGGAATTCGAATATCCGGAAAATTTGATATAATTGCTGGACCTTCAAGCGCACCACAGGCTGCAACCATCAGTACT AACGTTGACTTCACGGCTCAACCCCGTCTCACCAATGGCGTCATTTCTGGTTCCATATCAAACGTAGTTGTCGTCATCACCAACGCTGGTGTTCTTCCGGATCAAGTTCTCAACCAAATCAACCAGTTAATCGAAGCTTTCTTGTCAACACAAATAGTTCCAGCAATCAACG ATGTTACCGGAGCTGGATTCAAACTTCCCACCTTCTACGGTTACTCTTTCTATGGAGCCACCATCACCACTAAAACG AATGCCTTGGAAATTGGATCAAACTTTCGAAAAACTCCCCCACCTCCTCCTCCCACAATTAAATACCCGCCCAAACCTTGTATTCGAAGAAGACCAATTAGCAATGATGACGAACTTCAGGAAGGATTTTACGAAATCAGACATAATGACAGAGAGGAATTGCTTTGCCCGTATTAA
- the LOC143470125 gene encoding bactericidal permeability-increasing protein-like, which yields MKLVLLSVILCLLFTASTISGQNPGLQLRLTSNGINFAKDIALEFLHDVINKLKLPDFSEDNFAVSNLRITSFNLGSTTVTTKSPNIFKVTVKDAGAFATGDWRAWKKIWFIKLRASGTGKVSAKVDLEQTIGLGRNSDKPTLSVGKCTSHITSFDIELEGSNFFQDWIYNLILSFFKGKIRRNLQEQICTEIQKTLGEQFKKLSNDFKTDFPLVFGTKVNLGLVSNPAVTSNSITLALRGRCFPKSMPSLSFPFNPPTVPAITTTSQMVRISISPYVMNTLLYSMWKSNVLKKGFSQQQISATLKSPLTANTLAPFFPTLSSYDNQPLQAEIRASQAPRAQFTTTGIQISGKFDIIAGPSSAPQAATISTKVDFMAQPRLTNGVISGSISNVVVVITNAGVLPDQVLNQINQLIEAFLSTQIVPAVNEVTGAGFELPSFYGYSFYGATITTKTNALEIGSNFRKTPPTTTSRPFTTRWPRRPNPCRDVDRPFSRDRFEEDRRFRPDEIDRPFMDCP from the exons ATGAAGTTGGTTCTTCTTTCAGTGATACTTTGTCTGCTTTTCACCGCGTCCACGATTTCTGGTCAAAATCCTGGACTTCAACTGAGACTGACGTCAAACGGAATCAATTTTG CCAAAGACATTGCTCTTGAATTTTTGCACGACGTCATAAACAAACTGAAATTGCCTGATTTCAGCGAAGATAATTTCGCAGTTAGCAA TCTGAGAATTACTTCCTTTAATCTTGGTTCAACCACAGTCACTACGAAATctccaaatattttcaaagttacTGTGAAAGATGCGGGTGCATTCGCTACCGGAGATTGGAGAGCGTGGAAGAAGATTTGGTT TATCAAACTTCGTGCGTCAGGAACCGGCAAAGTCTCTGCCAAAGTTGATCTCGAACAAACTATCGGACTTGGGAGAAATTCTGATAAACCAACg CTGTCGGTTGGGAAGTGTACGTCACATATCACAAGCTTTGATATCGAACTTGAAGGAAGTAACTTCTTTCAAGATTGGATTTACAATCTCATCTTAAGTTTCTTTAAAGGAAAAATTCGCCGTAATCTGcaagaacaa ATTTGTACAGAAATACAAAAGACGCTTGGAGAACAATTCAAAAAGCTatcaaatgattttaaaa CTGACTTTCCGCTAGTATTCGGAACCAAAGTTAATCTTGGTCTCGTCTCCAACCCAGCGGTGACAAGCAACAGCATCACACTCGCCCTCAGAGGTCGCTGTTTTCCTAAATCTATGCCTTCGTTAag TTTTCCTTTTAATCCACCAACGGTTCCTGCTATCACTACAACGTCACAGATGGTTCGAATATCGATCAGTCCTTACGTCATGAATACTTTGCTTTACTCGATGTGGAAGAGCAATGTATTGAAGAAAGGTTTCTCACAGCAACAG atatCTGCTACCTTGAAATCCCCTTTAACTGCAAATACCTTAGCACCATTCTTTCCCACGCTTTCTTCGTATGACAATCA ACCTCTGCAAGCTGAGATTCGAGCAAGTCAAGCACCAAGAGCTCAGTTTACAACAACTGGAATTCAAATATCCGGCAAATTTGATATAATTGCTGGACCTTCAAGCGCACCACAGGCTGCAACCATCAGTACT aaagTTGACTTCATGGCTCAACCCCGTCTTACTAATGGCGTCATTTCCGGTTCGATATCAAACGTAGTTGTCGTCATCACCAACGCTGGTGTACTTCCGGATCAAGTTCTCAATCAAATCAACCAGTTAATCGAAGCTTTCTTGTCAACACAAATAGTTCCAGCAGTCAACG AAGTGACCGGAGCCGGATTCGAACTTCCCAGTTTCTATGGTTACTCTTTCTATGGAGCCACTATCACTACCAAAACA AATGCCTTGGAAATTGGATCAAACTTTAGAAAAACTCCACCAACCACAACCAGTCGGCCTTTCACCACCAGATGGCCCCGTCGGCCCAATCCTTGTCGTGACGTAGATAGACCTTTTTCACGGGATAGGTTTGAAGAGGACAGACGTTTCAGACCTGACGAAATCGACAGACCCTTTATGGATTGTCCTTGA
- the LOC143470126 gene encoding bactericidal permeability-increasing protein-like — MKLALLSVILCLLFTASTISGQNPGLQLRLTTNGINFAKNIALEFLHDVISKLKLPDSSGDNFAISNVKITSFTLGATTVTTRSPNLFKVGVKGAGASATGDWRAWKKIVFFKVRASGSARVSANIDLDQTIGLGRRSDKPAFTVGACSAKIANFNVKLKGGNFITTFIYNIILRFFEGKIRRELEEKICPEVTEALAKQTKKISTEFKTDFPLVFGTKVNLGLVSNPAVTSNSITLALRGRCFPSTMSSLSFPFNPPTVPVITTTSQMVRISISPYVMNTLLYSIWKSNVLKKTFTQQQVAGAVKTTLRANVLAPFFSTLASYGNQPLQAEVRASQAPRAQFTATGIQISGKFDIIAGPSSAPQAATISTNVDFTAQPHLTNGVISASISNVRVVITNAGALPDQVINVINQLIKVFLSAQILPAVNDVTGAGFKLPTFYGYSSYGATITTKTKGLEIGSNFRKTPPKTTRRPPSTRFPLPVDCDPRRQNWRLFNRPRRLCPL; from the exons ATGAAGTTGGCTCTTCTTTCAGTTATACTTTGTCTGCTTTTCACCGCGTCCACGATTTCTGGTCAAAATCCTGGACTTCAATTGAGACTCACAACCAACGGGATCAATTTTG CGAAAAACATCGCTCTTGAATTTttgcatgacgtcataagcaaACTTAAGTTGCCCGATTCCAGCGGAGACAACTTTGCAATCAGCAA TGTGAAAATTACATCTTTCACCCTGGGTGCCACCACAGTTACCACGAGATCTCCAAATCTTTTCAAAGTTGGAGTGAAGGGGGCAGGAGCATCTGCTACTGGAGATTGGAGAGCTTGGAAGAAAATAGTGTT ttttaaagTCCGTGCATCTGGTTCAGCTCGAGTGTCTGCCAACATTGATCTCGATCAAACGATCGGTCTTGGGAGAAGATCCGACAAACCTGCG TTTACGGTTGGAGCATGCAGCGCTAAGATTGCTAATTTTAACGTCAAACTAAAAGGAGGAAACTTCATCACGACATTTATATACAACATCATTCTGCGCTTCTTTGAAGGAAAAATACGACGAGAACTTGAAGAAAAG ATTTGCCCCGAAGTAACTGAAGCCTTGGcgaaacaaaccaaaaaaatttcaacagagtttaaaa CTGACTTTCCGCTGGTATTTGGAACCAAAGTTAATCTTGGTCTCGTCTCCAACCCAGCGGTGACAAGCAACAGTATCACACTCGCCCTCAGAGGTCGCTGTTTTCCAAGCACCATGTCTTCCTTAAG TTTTCCATTTAATCCACCAACGGTTCCTGTTATCACTACAACGTCACAGATGGTTCGAATTTCGATCAGTCCTTACGTCATGAACACTTTGCTTTATTCGATATGGAAAAGCAATGTAttgaagaaaacttttacGCAGCAACAG GTAGCGGGGGCCGTGAAAACTACCTTACGAGCAAATGTCTTGGCACCATTCTTTTCTACGCTCGCTTCATATGGCAATCA ACCTTTGCAAGCTGAAGTTCGAGCAAGTCAAGCACCAAGAGCACAGTTTACTGCAACTGGAATTCAAATATCCGGCAAATTTGATATAATTGCTGGACCTTCAAGCGCACCACAGGCTGCAACCATCAGTACT aacGTTGACTTCACGGCTCAACCTCATCTCACTAATGGCGTCATTTCCGCCTCCATTTCAAACGTACGTGTCGTCATCACCAACGCCGGTGCACTTCCGGATCAGGTTATCAACGTGATCAATCAACTTATCAAAGTGTTCTTGTCAGCTCAAATACTTCCAGCAGTTAACG ATGTAACAGGAGCAGGATTCAAACTTCCCACTTTCTATGGTTATTCTTCCTATGGAGCCACTATCACCACTAAAACG AAAGGCTTGGAGATTGGTTCAAACTTTAGAAAAACTCCTCCTAAAACGACGCGTCGGCCCCCTTCGACCAGGTTCCCACTGCCCGTAGACTGCGACCCTCGCAGACAGAACTGGCGTCTTTTCAACAGACCAAGACGGTTATGTCCTTTataa
- the LOC143470127 gene encoding RWD domain-containing protein 1-like, which produces MTDYEEEQRDEIEALESIYPDSFTSVSDKPHCFSISVGTEEGADEDDVESFSVTLQFTYTQKYPEEAPIFEVVGLDGFEDDGYEEKLNNIINDQIEENLGMAMIFTIVSAVQEHLNVMKDDILERIKHEAERKEREEKEADEKKCRGTPVTVANFLAWKSKFDEEMAEIEKQKMQNEKKTSKLSGKEVFQQMKVEIDDAELLEGEQEAVEVDESLFEDLDDLELDDDEDFEET; this is translated from the exons ATGACTGATTATGAGGAGGAACAACGAGATGAGATCGAAGCGTTAGAATCAATTTATCCAGATTCATTTACAA GTGTCTCGGATAAGCCTCACTGCTTTTCAATATCCGTCGGAACAGAGGAAGGAGCTGATGAGGATGATGTAGAGAGCTTCAGCGTTACCCTCCAATTCACGTACACCCAGAAATATCCAGAGGAAGCCCCAATATTTGAAGTTGTTGGGCTTGACGGATTTGAAGATGACGGTTACGaagaaaaactaaacaatataaTAAATGATCAG ATTGAAGAAAATCTGGGAATGGCGATGATATTTACCATAGTCTCAGCTGTGCAAGAACACTTGAATGTGATGAAGGATGACATTTTAGAGAGGATAAAACATGAGGCTGAAAGAAAAGAGAGAGAGGAAAAAGAAGCTGACGAG aaaaaatgtcGAGGTACTCCAGTAACTGTGGCAAATTTCCTTGCATGGAAATCTAAGTTTGACGAAGAAATggctgaaattgaaaaacaaaaaatgcaaaatgaaaAGAAGACAAGCAAACTTTCAG GAAAAGAAGTCTTCCAACAAATGAAAGTGGAAATAGATGATGCGGAACTACTGGAAGGTGAACAAGAAGCCGTAGAAGTTGATGAGTCCTTATTCGAAGATTTAGACGATCTGGAATTAGATGACGATGAAGATTTTGAGGAGACGtga